In Ruminococcaceae bacterium BL-4, one DNA window encodes the following:
- a CDS encoding 4Fe-4S ferredoxin, iron-sulfur binding protein: MKQRKITAFRIMCLLIAVAVLVFLGSGYRIIILLLSIFSALVFGRLWCGYVCPLGFYQELLSMLRKKLHIPTFHVSLKVKSYLRPLKWIILVYFLASVLFFGLRPVMYIRPDLSFSSADMSIYKIIIVGIVTGICFLKERAFCKYCPLGTLRGFVNKISFGKIKKDGTACTHCRACLECCPMDIRSIYEERNKSDITHSDCIYCMKCIEACPEQDVLSFTLFGKKVLSSKRNSKQVK, from the coding sequence TTGAAGCAGCGTAAAATTACGGCTTTCCGTATCATGTGTCTACTGATTGCCGTTGCTGTACTCGTTTTTCTGGGAAGCGGATACCGGATTATTATTTTGTTGCTCAGCATCTTCAGCGCTCTGGTTTTTGGGCGCCTCTGGTGCGGCTATGTCTGCCCACTGGGCTTTTATCAGGAACTGCTTTCAATGCTTCGGAAAAAACTGCATATTCCGACGTTCCACGTGTCATTAAAGGTGAAATCCTATTTGCGTCCGCTGAAATGGATCATACTTGTATATTTTCTGGCCAGCGTTTTGTTTTTTGGGTTGCGCCCAGTTATGTATATACGGCCCGACCTTTCCTTCAGCAGCGCAGATATGAGTATCTATAAAATCATTATTGTCGGTATTGTAACGGGAATTTGTTTTCTGAAAGAAAGGGCGTTCTGTAAATACTGCCCGCTAGGGACACTCCGGGGCTTTGTCAATAAAATTAGCTTCGGAAAAATTAAAAAGGACGGCACCGCGTGTACACACTGCCGCGCTTGTCTTGAATGTTGTCCAATGGATATCCGCTCCATTTATGAAGAACGCAACAAATCCGATATCACTCACTCGGATTGTATCTACTGTATGAAATGCATTGAGGCATGCCCGGAGCAGGATGTGCTTTCTTTTACCCTGTTTGGAAAAAAGGTATTGTCCTCCAAACGTAATAGTAAGCAGGTGAAATAA
- a CDS encoding 4Fe-4S ferredoxin, iron-sulfur binding protein, translating into MIRKIIRIDEEKCNGCGLCAKACHEGAIGMINGKAKLLRDDYCDGLGDCLPACPTGAISFEERDAKEYDEAAVKKNMLSKQGETLACGCPGTQSKTIHRENKCEAVHPNISENKSQLSQWPVQIKLAPVNAPYFADANLLIAADCTAYAYGDFHNRFIRNKVTLIGCPKLDEGDYSDKLTEIIRNNNIKSVTVVRMEVPCCGGIENAVKRALQNSGKMIPWQVVTISTDGKILD; encoded by the coding sequence ATGATTCGAAAAATTATCAGAATTGATGAAGAGAAATGCAACGGCTGCGGACTGTGCGCAAAAGCCTGTCACGAAGGGGCAATCGGAATGATAAACGGAAAGGCCAAGCTTCTCCGCGACGATTACTGCGACGGCCTCGGCGACTGTTTGCCGGCCTGCCCGACAGGGGCTATTAGTTTCGAGGAACGCGATGCAAAAGAATATGATGAAGCCGCCGTGAAGAAAAACATGCTGAGCAAACAGGGAGAAACGCTGGCCTGCGGCTGCCCCGGTACGCAGTCTAAAACCATCCATCGGGAAAATAAGTGTGAGGCCGTCCATCCCAATATCAGCGAAAACAAAAGCCAGTTGTCACAGTGGCCCGTCCAAATCAAACTTGCGCCGGTCAACGCTCCTTATTTCGCGGACGCCAACCTCCTGATCGCCGCCGACTGTACGGCCTATGCTTACGGAGATTTTCACAACAGGTTTATCCGAAACAAAGTGACCCTGATCGGCTGCCCCAAGCTGGACGAAGGAGATTACAGCGACAAACTCACAGAGATCATTCGAAACAACAATATAAAAAGCGTTACGGTCGTCAGAATGGAAGTTCCCTGCTGCGGCGGGATTGAAAACGCAGTAAAAAGAGCGCTTCAAAACAGCGGCAAAATGATTCCCTGGCAGGTTGTCACGATTTCAACCGACGGGAAAATTCTTGATTGA
- a CDS encoding Relaxase, whose product MATTRLMPLHTGKGRDVGTAISDIIDYAENPEKTDYGRLITGYECDSRTADAEFLFSKRQYAALTGRTRGADDVIAYHLRQSFVPGEVTSEEANRIGCELARRFTNGKHAFIVCTHIDKHHIHNHIIWNSTSLDCTRKFRNFWGSTRAVRRLNDTLCIENCLSIVENPKRHGKSYNKWLGDQAKPSNRELLRMAIDTALDQKPADFDALLKLLREARYEIKPGKTLALRGKNQKRFIRLDTLGSGYSEAELRAVLSGEKAHTPRKKIIRPTSEKQVNLLVDIQAKLRAGKGIGYERWAKVFNLKQMAQTLNYLTEHNLLEYDALAAKTALATARYNELSAQIKAAEKRLAEIAVLKAQIVNYAKTRDTYVTYRKAGYSKKFLSEHESDILLHKAAKKAFDELEVKKIPTVKSLQAEYAALLTEKKAAYADYRNDRDEMKELLTVKANVDRLLGTDRREAEKEKEHGQR is encoded by the coding sequence ATGGCAACAACGCGGCTGATGCCACTGCATACCGGCAAGGGCCGGGATGTCGGCACGGCAATCAGCGATATTATTGATTACGCGGAAAATCCGGAGAAAACGGATTACGGCAGACTCATCACCGGCTATGAATGCGACAGCCGGACAGCCGACGCCGAGTTCCTTTTCTCCAAGCGGCAGTATGCCGCGCTCACCGGCAGGACGCGCGGCGCGGATGATGTGATTGCCTATCATCTCCGGCAGTCCTTTGTCCCCGGCGAGGTCACGTCGGAGGAAGCAAACCGAATCGGTTGTGAGCTTGCCAGACGCTTTACGAACGGGAAACATGCTTTCATCGTCTGCACCCACATTGACAAACACCACATTCACAATCATATCATCTGGAATTCCACGTCCCTCGACTGCACACGGAAGTTCCGAAACTTTTGGGGAAGCACCAGAGCCGTGCGGCGGCTGAATGATACGCTGTGCATCGAGAACTGTCTGTCCATTGTGGAGAATCCGAAGCGGCACGGCAAGAGCTATAACAAGTGGCTGGGCGATCAGGCAAAGCCCTCCAACCGGGAGCTTTTGCGTATGGCAATAGACACGGCTTTAGATCAAAAGCCCGCCGATTTTGACGCGCTCCTGAAGCTCTTGCGGGAAGCCAGATATGAAATCAAACCGGGAAAAACGCTCGCCCTGCGCGGCAAAAATCAGAAGCGGTTTATCCGGCTGGATACGCTGGGCAGCGGCTACAGTGAAGCAGAGCTTCGGGCCGTCCTCTCCGGCGAAAAAGCACACACACCGCGCAAAAAAATCATCCGGCCCACGTCGGAAAAACAAGTCAATCTGCTGGTGGATATTCAGGCCAAGCTCCGCGCAGGGAAAGGCATCGGTTATGAACGCTGGGCCAAGGTGTTCAACCTCAAGCAGATGGCGCAAACATTGAACTATCTGACCGAGCACAATCTGCTGGAGTACGATGCGTTGGCCGCTAAAACGGCTTTGGCAACCGCCCGGTACAATGAGCTTTCCGCACAAATCAAGGCGGCTGAAAAACGGCTGGCCGAGATTGCCGTTTTGAAAGCACAGATCGTCAATTACGCCAAGACCCGCGACACCTATGTTACCTATCGCAAGGCGGGGTATTCAAAAAAGTTTCTTTCGGAGCATGAGAGCGATATCCTTTTGCACAAGGCGGCGAAGAAAGCGTTTGATGAGCTGGAAGTGAAAAAGATCCCCACCGTCAAGAGCTTACAGGCCGAATACGCGGCGCTTCTGACAGAGAAAAAGGCGGCTTATGCCGACTACCGTAATGATCGTGACGAGATGAAAGAATTGCTTACCGTCAAGGCCAATGTGGATCGTTTACTCGGCACCGACAGGCGCGAAGCGGAGAAAGAAAAAGAACATGGGCAGCGTTGA
- a CDS encoding 2-hydroxyacyl-CoA dehydratase yields MVTPFTFVFDYNTKVSKMKGALNVLDKKYEDQILKSMDAVREKAPDIPLDYFFDIWKGFWFGEQKTEMPSIAVLGTGIPELYIRAAGAKPLFLLGGNYFTDQYAEQVFPQISDPVLKSASSILFSEQLSCMRDIIGMVVSVSNADTRKVVSYLKDLGHPVIVMEEEPFMDSKATSRFRSSQMDLVMELQKLTHRPITAKSIRTAAKQITSAHDAIRHLKTMDIPQIAKDFIKQTYYLAPDIQDWTDRVNGFAEENLKPMPENRSHLLLIGSPIFFPNVKIPTVLHNVGIQNYENHCGVPDPEDYTELMEHDPFSLNSMFRDLNEIHYRSAQNDIARALCSDTSFLQNASGVIYHLLKGQLMYAYEANRIEKAAIRAGIPFVCIETDYTNADTEQIRIRLEAFSELLTQTGKLPAAV; encoded by the coding sequence ATGGTTACTCCTTTCACTTTTGTTTTTGATTATAATACAAAAGTATCAAAGATGAAAGGGGCCTTAAATGTTTTGGATAAAAAATATGAGGATCAAATCCTGAAATCGATGGATGCCGTGCGCGAAAAAGCACCAGATATCCCGCTGGATTATTTTTTCGATATCTGGAAGGGATTCTGGTTTGGGGAACAAAAGACAGAAATGCCGTCCATAGCGGTATTGGGAACCGGTATTCCTGAATTATATATTCGGGCTGCTGGTGCGAAACCGCTATTTTTGCTGGGAGGCAATTACTTTACGGATCAATACGCAGAACAGGTGTTTCCGCAGATTTCGGACCCTGTGCTCAAATCCGCAAGCAGCATTCTCTTTTCCGAACAGCTCTCCTGCATGAGGGATATCATCGGGATGGTTGTGTCGGTGAGCAACGCAGATACGCGTAAAGTTGTGTCTTATTTAAAAGACCTGGGGCATCCGGTGATTGTGATGGAGGAGGAGCCGTTTATGGATTCAAAAGCCACATCACGGTTTCGGTCGTCACAGATGGATTTAGTTATGGAGCTGCAAAAGCTCACACACCGACCGATCACCGCCAAGAGCATCCGAACTGCCGCGAAGCAAATCACCAGCGCACATGATGCCATCCGGCACCTTAAAACTATGGATATTCCGCAAATCGCAAAGGATTTTATCAAGCAGACCTATTATCTTGCTCCTGACATTCAGGACTGGACCGACCGCGTGAATGGATTCGCCGAGGAAAACCTGAAGCCGATGCCCGAAAACCGGTCCCATCTGCTGCTGATCGGGTCACCGATCTTTTTCCCGAATGTCAAAATCCCGACTGTATTACATAATGTCGGCATCCAAAATTATGAGAATCACTGCGGAGTCCCTGATCCGGAGGATTACACAGAGCTTATGGAGCATGATCCTTTCTCGCTGAATTCCATGTTCAGGGATCTGAATGAAATTCATTACAGATCGGCACAAAACGATATTGCTCGCGCACTGTGTTCTGATACTTCTTTCCTGCAAAACGCCAGCGGTGTCATATACCATCTGCTCAAGGGACAACTCATGTATGCTTATGAAGCGAATCGGATTGAAAAGGCCGCCATCAGGGCGGGGATTCCGTTCGTCTGCATTGAAACAGATTATACGAATGCCGATACCGAACAGATCAGAATCCGCCTGGAAGCATTTTCAGAACTGCTGACGCAGACCGGAAAACTGCCTGCGGCAGTATAA
- a CDS encoding GGDEF domain-containing protein has product MDKKNYVEQQIRDKVKGYNRRRIGIAIPIVIMTAFLLIVPSLGNEALSIRFSVLCSVLLLFSFLLFVFSDRNATLIFLAATIIVAVLLVYKQIHPESFFILVLINVGAFLLSRKNAHDFIQAATNEIETLNHLKIEATTDSLTQLLNRNGLEQAVSTAWAFCKREKKNVGLLLIDVDYFKSYNDTLGHLKGDDILKQVAHNIKTCFKRETDIIGRIGGDEFLIFLSDTGNDHIVKMAQLLLSTLTGLKIKACTGSFHYLSISIGMKTGIPQADDSFIDFCNRVDRALYHAKKSGRNCISYNRVIIRNHTEQSRGNVVDGVIATGNLRTGSACEDSKN; this is encoded by the coding sequence ATGGATAAGAAAAATTATGTTGAGCAACAAATTAGAGATAAGGTAAAGGGTTACAACCGTCGGAGAATCGGTATCGCTATTCCTATCGTCATAATGACGGCATTTCTGCTAATAGTTCCGTCGCTTGGAAATGAGGCTCTATCTATCCGCTTTTCTGTGCTTTGCTCCGTCCTACTTCTTTTTTCCTTTTTGCTGTTCGTGTTTTCCGATAGGAACGCAACTCTGATATTCCTTGCTGCAACAATCATTGTGGCCGTGCTACTCGTTTATAAACAAATACATCCGGAATCGTTTTTTATTCTTGTCTTGATAAATGTTGGTGCGTTTTTGCTTTCCAGAAAGAATGCCCATGATTTTATTCAGGCGGCCACGAATGAAATTGAGACTCTAAATCATTTGAAGATTGAAGCTACTACAGACAGCTTAACGCAGCTTCTTAATCGAAACGGTCTGGAACAAGCCGTTTCCACAGCTTGGGCGTTCTGCAAACGCGAAAAAAAGAATGTTGGCTTGCTTTTGATAGATGTTGACTATTTTAAAAGTTACAACGATACATTGGGTCATTTGAAAGGTGACGATATTCTAAAACAAGTAGCGCATAACATAAAAACTTGTTTCAAAAGAGAAACCGATATTATAGGCCGGATTGGTGGAGATGAGTTTTTAATTTTCCTATCGGATACAGGTAACGATCATATTGTAAAAATGGCACAGCTTCTTCTTTCAACTCTCACAGGTTTGAAAATCAAGGCATGTACAGGCTCTTTCCATTACTTATCTATAAGCATTGGCATGAAAACGGGTATACCGCAGGCAGACGATTCGTTTATTGACTTTTGTAACCGTGTGGACCGGGCTTTATACCACGCTAAAAAAAGCGGAAGGAATTGTATTTCTTATAACAGGGTTATTATCAGGAATCATACTGAGCAATCACGGGGCAATGTCGTGGATGGCGTAATTGCCACAGGCAATTTAAGGACAGGCTCTGCCTGCGAGGATAGCAAGAACTGA
- a CDS encoding conserved protein of unknown function (Evidence 4 : Unknown function but conserved in other organisms), which yields MVEKEYKLSTSNEKAIEKILFDENLHYLHMVFNKGEGLPEHLSNSNVYMTVIRGQLSIGLDDQEIHEYEAGTLLKIPFQTKMNVRNVHDETLELIVVKAPAPKS from the coding sequence ATGGTAGAAAAAGAGTATAAGCTGTCCACTTCCAATGAAAAAGCGATAGAAAAAATCTTATTTGACGAAAACCTGCATTACCTCCACATGGTGTTCAACAAGGGCGAGGGGCTGCCGGAACACTTATCCAATTCAAACGTGTATATGACCGTCATTCGAGGACAGCTTTCCATCGGCCTTGATGATCAGGAAATCCATGAGTACGAGGCCGGAACGCTGCTGAAAATTCCGTTTCAAACCAAAATGAATGTCAGAAATGTGCATGACGAAACGCTGGAGCTGATTGTCGTAAAGGCGCCTGCTCCGAAAAGCTGA
- a CDS encoding conserved protein of unknown function (Evidence 4 : Unknown function but conserved in other organisms), whose product MPFSFLLQELHQKAAEKIKAAKAHRRIIAVVIVAALVTIAFFTIKTNLARSSEVGNSAPASNIMQSAGNAAQPNGGNQTETAMQAKTLKRIENVASILGIAVLTSGGMIIYYQKKKKRVAPLPVLRSEEETH is encoded by the coding sequence ATGCCATTCAGCTTTCTTTTACAAGAACTGCATCAAAAGGCTGCGGAAAAGATAAAAGCGGCAAAAGCGCATCGTAGGATTATTGCCGTCGTGATTGTAGCTGCTCTTGTCACGATCGCCTTTTTCACCATCAAAACGAATCTTGCGCGGAGCTCAGAGGTTGGGAACTCAGCACCCGCAAGCAATATAATGCAAAGCGCAGGGAACGCAGCCCAGCCAAACGGTGGCAATCAAACCGAAACCGCTATGCAGGCCAAAACACTTAAGCGCATTGAAAATGTTGCCTCTATTTTAGGTATTGCCGTATTGACATCGGGAGGCATGATAATCTATTACCAAAAAAAGAAAAAACGCGTTGCACCGCTTCCGGTACTGCGGAGTGAGGAGGAGACACATTGA
- a CDS encoding Transcriptional regulator, Crp/Fnr family: MKDYLDVLKTVRLFKGIEESDLLSLLSCLTAKSVHYEKGQTVFSRGESIEKFGIVLSGQVQVVQDDYYGNRSILGKIDIGNLFGESFACAEIKTLPVSVITTTESDLLFIDCHRLAVPCAKACGFHSRLIQNMLNIVSMKNIALTQKIEFTSKRTTREKLLAYLSAEAKKAENTRFSIPFNRQELADYLSVERSAMSAELSKLRDDGVLRFHKNQFELLQTTGAVVSLNDTSDLNDKMNCIFLRNE; this comes from the coding sequence ATGAAAGATTATTTGGATGTGCTGAAGACAGTACGATTATTCAAAGGCATTGAAGAATCAGATTTACTGTCGCTTTTGTCTTGCCTTACCGCAAAATCGGTTCATTACGAAAAAGGGCAAACGGTATTTTCCCGCGGCGAAAGCATTGAAAAATTCGGCATCGTTTTATCGGGGCAGGTTCAGGTCGTGCAGGACGACTATTACGGGAACAGAAGCATTCTTGGAAAAATTGACATTGGAAATTTGTTTGGGGAATCCTTTGCCTGTGCGGAAATAAAAACGCTTCCGGTCAGTGTAATCACAACGACCGAAAGCGATCTTCTCTTTATCGACTGTCACAGACTTGCCGTTCCGTGCGCCAAGGCGTGCGGATTTCACAGCAGGCTCATTCAGAATATGTTGAATATCGTATCCATGAAAAATATAGCGCTGACGCAGAAAATTGAATTTACGTCAAAGCGTACCACTCGCGAAAAGCTCCTTGCCTATCTCTCGGCCGAAGCGAAGAAAGCAGAAAACACCCGTTTCAGTATTCCTTTTAACCGGCAGGAACTCGCGGACTACCTTTCCGTCGAGCGCAGCGCCATGTCAGCCGAGCTTTCAAAGCTCAGGGACGACGGCGTTCTAAGGTTTCACAAAAATCAGTTCGAGCTGTTACAAACGACCGGTGCAGTCGTCAGTCTCAATGATACCTCTGACCTTAATGATAAAATGAACTGTATTTTTCTTCGCAATGAATGA
- the hcp gene encoding Hydroxylamine reductase codes for MSMFCYQCQETAGGKGCAVRGVCGKTEEVAKLQDLLIYTLKGISEIVVKGKLDVKTLGETNYEVLSSLFMTITNANFDDGSIEKQIMKMIAVRDKLRNSVASAGLHDAATFTVSSRASMLEKAATVGVLSTENEDVRSLREMITYGLKGMAAYAEHAKNIGKEDLTINAFIYEALAATLDDSLSADDLVALTLKTGEYGVKVMALLDEANTSRFGNPEITEVNIGVRKNPAILISGHDLTDLEQLLEQTKGTGVDVYTHSEMLPAHYYPAFKKYDNFAGNYGNAWWKQLEEFVSFHGPILFTTNCIVPPRSEEVRGRIFTTGSTGYPGCKHIEADENGKKDFSEIIALAKTLPAPDEIETGSIVGGFAHNQVMALADKIVDAVKSGAIKKFLVMAGCDGRMKSREYYTEFAEKLPKDTVILTAGCAKYRYNKLKLGDIGGIPRVLDAGQCNDSYSLAVIALKLKEVFGLDDINKLPIAFNIAWYEQKAVIVLLALLYLGVKNIHLGPTLPGFLSPNVAKVLVEKFGIAGVGTVDDDIKLFMNA; via the coding sequence ATGAGTATGTTTTGTTATCAGTGTCAGGAAACTGCCGGAGGAAAGGGCTGCGCGGTGCGCGGCGTCTGCGGAAAAACCGAAGAAGTGGCAAAGCTTCAGGATCTTCTGATTTACACGCTCAAGGGCATTTCAGAAATTGTAGTCAAAGGAAAGCTGGACGTCAAAACCCTCGGCGAGACAAATTATGAAGTTCTCAGCAGCCTGTTCATGACCATCACCAACGCGAATTTCGACGACGGCTCGATTGAAAAACAGATCATGAAAATGATTGCCGTAAGAGACAAGCTCAGAAATTCCGTTGCTTCTGCGGGTTTACACGATGCGGCCACGTTTACGGTAAGTTCCAGAGCGTCCATGCTGGAAAAGGCCGCTACCGTCGGCGTGCTGTCAACCGAAAACGAGGACGTGCGTTCTCTCCGCGAGATGATCACATACGGCCTTAAGGGTATGGCTGCTTACGCCGAGCACGCGAAAAACATCGGAAAAGAAGATTTGACCATCAACGCCTTCATCTATGAGGCACTGGCGGCAACACTGGACGACTCCCTCTCCGCCGACGATCTTGTCGCGCTGACGCTGAAAACCGGCGAATACGGTGTCAAAGTTATGGCGCTACTGGACGAGGCCAACACGTCACGGTTCGGCAATCCTGAAATCACCGAGGTCAATATCGGCGTCAGAAAAAATCCTGCGATCCTGATTTCCGGTCACGACCTGACCGATCTGGAGCAGCTTCTGGAGCAAACCAAAGGTACTGGCGTGGATGTGTATACCCACAGCGAGATGCTGCCTGCCCATTATTACCCGGCTTTCAAAAAATACGACAACTTTGCCGGAAACTACGGCAATGCATGGTGGAAGCAGCTTGAGGAATTTGTCTCCTTCCATGGCCCCATCCTCTTTACTACCAACTGCATCGTCCCGCCAAGAAGTGAGGAGGTCCGGGGCAGAATCTTTACCACGGGTTCCACCGGCTATCCCGGCTGCAAGCATATTGAAGCCGATGAGAACGGCAAAAAGGACTTTTCCGAGATCATCGCGCTTGCCAAGACTCTTCCCGCGCCCGATGAGATTGAGACTGGCAGCATTGTCGGCGGCTTTGCCCATAATCAGGTGATGGCTCTGGCAGACAAGATCGTCGATGCCGTCAAATCCGGTGCGATCAAAAAGTTCTTGGTTATGGCCGGCTGTGACGGACGTATGAAGTCCAGGGAATACTACACCGAGTTTGCGGAGAAGCTCCCGAAGGACACGGTAATTCTTACGGCGGGCTGTGCGAAGTATCGCTATAATAAACTGAAGCTGGGCGATATCGGCGGTATTCCGAGAGTTCTGGACGCCGGACAGTGCAACGACTCCTATTCTCTGGCGGTCATCGCCCTGAAACTCAAAGAGGTGTTTGGACTCGACGATATTAACAAGCTGCCGATTGCTTTCAATATCGCCTGGTACGAACAGAAGGCCGTCATCGTTCTCTTGGCTTTGCTGTACTTGGGCGTGAAGAACATCCACCTCGGCCCCACGCTGCCGGGCTTTCTGTCTCCCAATGTGGCCAAGGTATTGGTTGAAAAATTCGGTATCGCGGGTGTCGGAACAGTTGATGATGACATCAAACTGTTCATGAATGCCTGA
- a CDS encoding Transcriptional regulator, Crp/Fnr family — MDNFISFLETVNLFKCFSNNELDKLFQNNLYRTSTYFKDSIVHLQNEKCESLDIILSGTVLVQKIDSDGDLLTICSFSAGEVMGENLLFSHRNFYPMTITAKCDAKILQIKKELILKLCQDNSKFLKGFLQSVSDKTLILTGKIKILTLKTIRQCIIEFLLYECHIQKSNTIKLNMTKKELAEKIGVQRPSLSRELNKMRKDGLITYDPKQITIMDVDLLNKLHIDS; from the coding sequence TTGGATAATTTTATTTCTTTTCTAGAAACGGTAAATCTGTTTAAGTGCTTCTCGAATAATGAACTGGATAAATTGTTTCAAAATAATCTTTACCGTACCAGCACTTACTTCAAAGATTCCATAGTACATCTTCAGAACGAAAAATGTGAAAGCCTTGACATCATTTTGAGCGGGACTGTCTTAGTACAAAAAATTGATTCGGATGGGGATCTGCTCACGATTTGCAGTTTTTCGGCCGGTGAGGTTATGGGAGAAAATCTCCTGTTTTCACACAGAAACTTTTATCCCATGACAATCACCGCAAAGTGTGATGCGAAAATTCTCCAGATCAAGAAAGAATTGATTTTGAAGCTGTGCCAAGATAACAGTAAATTTCTGAAGGGCTTTCTCCAGTCTGTATCCGATAAAACGCTTATTTTAACAGGCAAGATTAAAATATTAACGTTAAAGACAATCAGACAATGTATCATTGAGTTTTTGCTTTATGAATGCCACATACAAAAATCAAATACTATTAAATTGAATATGACCAAAAAAGAACTGGCTGAAAAAATAGGGGTCCAAAGGCCATCTCTGTCAAGAGAGCTGAATAAAATGAGAAAAGACGGCCTTATCACCTATGATCCAAAACAGATCACAATCATGGATGTCGATTTGCTGAACAAACTGCATATAGACTCCTGA
- the rd gene encoding Rubredoxin — protein MKKYRCIPCGYIYDPALGDPDSGIAPGTAFEDLPDDWQCPICFVGKDEFEPVED, from the coding sequence ATGAAAAAGTACAGGTGTATTCCCTGCGGGTATATCTATGATCCCGCGCTTGGTGATCCCGACAGCGGCATCGCGCCCGGTACGGCATTTGAAGATTTACCCGATGATTGGCAGTGCCCCATTTGTTTTGTCGGTAAAGATGAATTTGAACCTGTTGAAGACTGA
- a CDS encoding conserved protein of unknown function (Evidence 4 : Unknown function but conserved in other organisms) has translation MNKKKQIIAENAIRTIAEREGVTIEYVRKQMQIAMINGLCSTDPKIKAFWNSIPREMDIPTPEELIMYVSGMIKKK, from the coding sequence TTGAATAAAAAGAAACAGATAATAGCGGAAAATGCCATCAGAACAATTGCAGAACGGGAAGGGGTAACAATCGAGTATGTAAGAAAGCAGATGCAGATTGCAATGATAAACGGTCTGTGCAGTACGGACCCTAAGATCAAAGCGTTTTGGAACAGTATTCCAAGGGAAATGGATATTCCCACACCAGAGGAATTGATTATGTACGTTTCCGGGATGATAAAAAAGAAATAA
- a CDS encoding Ferredoxin: MKAIIDRENCISCGLCASTCPEVFRMADDGHAEVCADPVPESSEDSVAEARDNCPVSVITVE, encoded by the coding sequence ATGAAAGCGATAATTGACAGAGAAAACTGCATTTCCTGCGGGCTATGTGCATCCACCTGTCCGGAGGTATTTCGGATGGCTGATGACGGGCATGCGGAGGTTTGCGCGGACCCTGTTCCTGAATCTTCGGAAGACTCAGTAGCAGAAGCGCGGGATAACTGTCCCGTCTCTGTTATCACAGTAGAATAA